One region of Betaproteobacteria bacterium genomic DNA includes:
- a CDS encoding toll/interleukin-1 receptor domain-containing protein, whose protein sequence is MTDIFLSYTERDRDTARRIAEVLGSAGWSVWWDRRIPAGETWRTVLDHALEDMRCMVVLWSAKSIESEWVYEEASEGRRQHKLVPVMIENVRPPAGFREIQAADLTGWDGSPDFDGLRMLLTDLENLLGKPASHAADKTGSDGPRPTGQGNTKTDGDLPYGKTELPGYSPPAASSSKPRWQLWALAGSLLLAAVVVTIGLSSRQHTVPATPAPAPVSQQPEISMPPTSPATTPPPTASVQRKNIDEAFNKLEASRTAMEASTLTRSGSKTLPDTKASTKRGEAFRPYDHCSEWLAKIQLGETLNSVEQTIFDGKCKR, encoded by the coding sequence ATGACCGATATTTTCCTGAGCTATACCGAGCGGGACCGCGACACGGCGCGACGTATTGCCGAGGTGCTTGGTTCTGCCGGCTGGAGCGTCTGGTGGGACCGGCGGATTCCGGCCGGAGAAACTTGGCGGACCGTGCTTGACCATGCGCTGGAAGACATGCGTTGCATGGTGGTCTTGTGGTCAGCCAAATCAATCGAAAGCGAGTGGGTTTACGAAGAGGCCAGCGAGGGGCGCCGCCAGCACAAGCTAGTGCCGGTAATGATAGAAAATGTGCGCCCGCCAGCCGGCTTTCGCGAAATCCAGGCGGCCGATCTGACTGGCTGGGATGGCTCGCCCGATTTCGATGGCCTGCGTATGTTGCTGACAGACCTTGAGAACCTGCTAGGCAAGCCGGCATCTCATGCTGCGGACAAAACTGGGTCTGATGGCCCGCGCCCAACCGGCCAAGGCAATACAAAAACTGATGGTGATTTGCCCTACGGCAAGACTGAACTACCCGGCTATTCGCCACCGGCCGCGTCCAGTAGTAAACCTCGCTGGCAACTTTGGGCGCTGGCAGGCAGCCTGCTTTTGGCAGCGGTAGTTGTGACCATCGGACTATCGTCGCGCCAGCATACCGTGCCGGCAACACCTGCTCCGGCACCTGTCAGCCAGCAACCGGAGATCAGCATGCCGCCAACTTCCCCGGCCACTACCCCCCCGCCCACCGCAAGCGTTCAGCGTAAGAATATAGATGAGGCGTTCAACAAATTGGAGGCATCGCGCACGGCAATGGAGGCATCGACGTTGACGCGCTCCGGCAGCAAGACGCTGCCTGATACGAAGGCCTCCACGAAACGTGGCGAAGCATTCCGACCATACGACCATTGCTCCGAATGGCTGGCAAAAATCCAGCTTGGCGAGACGCTGAATAGTGTTGAGCAAACCATTTTTGACGGAAAGTGCAAAAGATGA
- a CDS encoding YkgJ family cysteine cluster protein: MSKRDTIRRRANDLATAAAAYQTAAVIPHCTTCSKPCCRLDTLVLELEWKQVKSFWHLEESRHAFDKRLDLGKGPEEIRAGNGLYYIHSKPCPAYDDAGSSCRVYGQEIKPAGCSDFPVYEDQGCVVADLRCEAVDIGALAKSIADTVGPEFRIVQTADKEFPFLVTLSVRRRSGNGNADR, translated from the coding sequence ATGAGCAAACGTGACACCATCCGCCGGCGGGCAAATGATCTTGCCACCGCAGCTGCCGCCTATCAGACCGCTGCCGTTATCCCTCATTGCACCACGTGTTCGAAGCCGTGTTGCCGGCTCGACACTCTCGTCCTCGAACTGGAATGGAAGCAAGTCAAGTCATTCTGGCATCTCGAAGAGTCGCGCCATGCCTTCGATAAGCGCCTGGACCTCGGCAAAGGCCCGGAAGAAATCCGGGCGGGGAATGGCCTTTACTATATCCATAGCAAGCCCTGCCCCGCCTACGACGACGCAGGTTCATCCTGCCGGGTTTACGGTCAGGAAATCAAGCCAGCGGGTTGCAGCGACTTTCCTGTGTATGAAGATCAAGGCTGCGTTGTCGCAGACCTGCGCTGCGAAGCCGTAGACATCGGGGCGCTGGCTAAGAGCATTGCCGACACCGTCGGGCCTGAGTTCCGCATCGTCCAGACCGCCGACAAGGAGTTCCCCTTTCTGGTCACCTTGTCAGTGCGAAGGCGATCTGGCAACGGCAATGCAGATCGGTAA
- a CDS encoding c-type cytochrome — protein MTTSCSCKTWFKYIGLALLVVAAIGGMIGYDRGFRQYPQPDWVTATPEMRFKYGSIGAENDAGVPYWIFYVLPRIFPEKLTQDGLVIPGGYASLGVPWEQGQELPVGFTKKKIGFDRVANNCAVCHTTSYREKIDSNPVFVVGGSGHTTNVEGFFRYLIDCAKDPRFNADILMAEINRVADLDFIDKLLYRFFIIPITKKRLLEREAQFAWVYRKDFPDWGRGRDDAMNLTKYFMIKAPMDDTFGPTDMPSIWNLKKYVWEKGHRMNYAGDSNDAYSVIMDSALGVLGAAPANKADFVGQVKWLKDYLSELPAPKYPFAINTAKATAGKPLFDANCAACHASDKTGTPLPLAAVGTDRGRLDSWNKGAAIKANQVVKDMGLERKGLVEEDLIGYVAPFLDGIWLKAPYLHNGSVATLRDLLEPAASRPKVFWRGYDVYDQTKLGFVTDSPEAKRVGTRLDTASKGGGNQGHEFGTRLSATEKDALIEYLKTL, from the coding sequence ATGACTACATCCTGCTCCTGCAAGACCTGGTTCAAGTACATCGGCCTCGCCCTGCTCGTCGTCGCCGCCATCGGCGGCATGATCGGCTATGACCGCGGCTTCCGCCAGTATCCGCAGCCCGACTGGGTGACCGCGACACCGGAAATGCGCTTCAAGTACGGCTCCATTGGCGCCGAGAACGACGCCGGCGTGCCCTACTGGATCTTCTATGTCCTGCCCCGCATCTTCCCGGAAAAGCTGACCCAGGACGGCCTGGTCATCCCCGGCGGCTATGCCTCACTTGGCGTGCCGTGGGAACAAGGCCAGGAATTGCCGGTCGGCTTCACCAAGAAAAAAATTGGCTTCGACCGCGTTGCCAACAATTGCGCCGTCTGCCACACCACCAGCTACCGCGAGAAAATCGATTCCAACCCCGTCTTCGTGGTCGGCGGATCGGGACATACCACCAATGTCGAAGGCTTCTTCCGCTACCTGATCGACTGCGCCAAGGACCCGCGCTTCAACGCCGACATCCTGATGGCCGAAATCAACCGGGTGGCTGACCTCGACTTCATCGACAAACTGCTCTATCGCTTCTTCATCATCCCGATCACCAAGAAGCGCCTGCTCGAACGCGAAGCCCAATTTGCCTGGGTGTACCGCAAGGATTTCCCGGACTGGGGACGCGGCCGCGACGATGCGATGAACCTGACCAAGTACTTCATGATCAAGGCGCCAATGGACGACACCTTCGGGCCGACCGACATGCCCTCGATCTGGAACCTGAAGAAATACGTCTGGGAAAAAGGCCACCGGATGAACTACGCCGGCGACAGCAACGACGCTTACTCGGTGATCATGGATTCCGCCCTCGGCGTGCTCGGCGCCGCACCGGCCAACAAGGCCGATTTCGTCGGCCAAGTAAAATGGCTCAAGGACTACCTCTCCGAACTACCCGCGCCGAAATATCCGTTTGCCATCAACACAGCCAAGGCAACTGCCGGCAAGCCATTGTTTGACGCCAATTGCGCCGCCTGCCACGCCAGCGACAAAACCGGCACGCCCTTGCCACTCGCGGCTGTCGGCACTGACCGCGGCAGGCTCGATTCGTGGAACAAGGGTGCCGCCATCAAGGCCAACCAGGTCGTCAAGGACATGGGTTTGGAACGCAAAGGACTGGTCGAGGAAGACCTGATCGGTTACGTCGCCCCCTTCCTCGACGGCATCTGGCTGAAGGCGCCTTATCTGCACAACGGCTCCGTTGCTACTCTGCGCGATCTTCTCGAACCCGCCGCCAGCCGGCCCAAGGTTTTCTGGCGCGGCTACGACGTCTACGACCAGACCAAGCTAGGTTTTGTCACCGATTCACCGGAAGCCAAACGCGTCGGTACCCGGCTTGACACGGCAAGCAAGGGCGGCGGCAACCAAGGGCATGAATTCGGCACGCGCCTGTCAGCCACGGAAAAGGATGCGTTGATCGAATACCTGAAAACTCTGTAA
- a CDS encoding c-type cytochrome, with protein MNQQFEPSPGEQPASPWKRRFLILFVVTIVIPGFIGLLLLKRFGEDIPVDYANPAEHFKYGSTGGEHEMGFPYWIWKALPEVCPQYLPGKGYQSLGMVYEKNPDGSDRDLPVGTSQRRYQGIDRVFVNCAACHVSTVRTAADKPATVVLGMPAATFNMKGFEEFFFRCAADPKFSKEYILPEIEKQGANLDLLDRYLVYPIAIAIMRDRVLALAGRFDWVFKQHEWGPGRVDTFNSAKVIFNFPMSHLDPKEFDAPADFPSIWRQRQRKEPKEMQLHWDGNNTTVEERNKSAAFGTGTTPPTIDIQRIKRVEAWIMDAVPPAFTDFFPVDRKLAAQGAPVYQQYCASCHGVSGSDFSGEYVGTVEPLAKIGTDRRRLDSYTYTLAVNQATLYASYPWRFTHFQKTHGYANMPLDGLWLRAPYLHNGSVPSLRDLLEPAAKRPKAFYRGNDVYDPVKVGFVSNIAEASGKKFFRLDTALPGNGNGGHEGKAYGTELSSADKAALVEFLKTF; from the coding sequence ATGAACCAACAATTCGAACCAAGCCCCGGCGAACAGCCCGCCAGCCCCTGGAAGCGCCGCTTCCTGATTCTCTTTGTCGTCACCATCGTCATTCCAGGCTTCATCGGGTTGCTGTTGCTCAAGCGCTTCGGCGAAGACATCCCGGTCGACTACGCCAACCCGGCAGAGCATTTCAAATACGGTTCGACCGGCGGCGAGCACGAGATGGGCTTCCCGTACTGGATCTGGAAGGCGCTACCCGAAGTCTGCCCGCAATACCTGCCCGGCAAGGGTTACCAATCGCTGGGCATGGTCTATGAGAAAAATCCCGACGGCAGCGACCGCGATCTGCCGGTCGGTACCTCGCAACGCCGCTACCAGGGTATCGACCGCGTTTTCGTCAATTGCGCTGCCTGCCATGTCAGCACCGTGCGCACTGCCGCCGACAAACCGGCCACCGTCGTCCTCGGCATGCCGGCCGCCACGTTCAATATGAAGGGATTCGAGGAATTCTTCTTCCGCTGCGCTGCTGACCCGAAGTTTTCCAAGGAATACATCCTGCCGGAGATCGAGAAACAAGGCGCCAACCTCGACCTGCTCGACCGCTATCTGGTCTACCCCATCGCCATCGCCATCATGCGCGACCGGGTGCTGGCGCTGGCCGGGCGTTTCGACTGGGTGTTCAAGCAACACGAATGGGGGCCGGGCCGGGTCGACACCTTCAACTCGGCCAAGGTCATCTTCAATTTCCCGATGAGCCATCTGGACCCCAAGGAATTCGACGCGCCGGCCGACTTCCCGTCGATCTGGCGGCAGCGCCAGCGCAAGGAGCCGAAGGAAATGCAGCTGCACTGGGACGGTAACAACACCACGGTCGAGGAGCGCAACAAGAGCGCCGCCTTCGGCACCGGCACGACACCACCCACCATCGACATCCAGCGCATCAAGCGCGTCGAGGCGTGGATCATGGATGCCGTGCCCCCTGCTTTTACCGACTTTTTCCCGGTTGACCGCAAGCTTGCCGCGCAGGGCGCCCCGGTCTATCAGCAATACTGCGCGTCGTGCCACGGCGTTTCGGGCAGCGATTTCAGCGGCGAGTATGTTGGTACAGTCGAGCCGCTGGCCAAAATCGGCACCGACCGCCGCCGACTGGATTCCTACACCTACACGCTGGCCGTCAATCAAGCCACGCTCTACGCCAGCTACCCTTGGCGCTTCACGCATTTCCAGAAAACCCACGGCTACGCCAACATGCCGCTCGACGGCCTGTGGTTGAGGGCGCCCTACCTGCACAACGGCTCGGTGCCCAGCCTGCGCGACCTGCTCGAACCGGCCGCCAAACGTCCGAAAGCCTTCTACCGCGGCAACGACGTTTATGACCCGGTAAAAGTCGGCTTCGTGTCAAACATTGCCGAAGCCAGTGGCAAGAAATTCTTCCGCCTCGACACCGCCCTGCCCGGCAACGGCAACGGCGGTCACGAGGGCAAGGCCTACGGCACCGAACTGAGCAGCGCGGACAAAGCCGCGCTGGTCGAGTTCCTGAAGACATTCTGA